A genomic stretch from bacterium includes:
- a CDS encoding nucleoside-diphosphate kinase gives MENHPKIERTLVVIKPDGVQRTLVGEIIGRFERMGLKIVGLKMMVPTSEHVEAHYSLDPGWKEAVGKKAIESYEKKGQEPPSRDPIEVGDRVIEGLKKYLTSGPVVAMVWQGAHVVELVRKIGGGTEPRSSDVGTIRGDFVLDSYQMADTDKRAVRNLVHMSGTIDEAKLEIAHWFKEEELTNYRLVQEQILYDVNLDGILE, from the coding sequence ATGGAAAATCATCCGAAAATAGAACGTACGCTTGTCGTCATAAAGCCCGACGGCGTTCAAAGGACTCTTGTCGGCGAGATAATCGGCCGTTTTGAAAGAATGGGGCTTAAAATTGTCGGTCTTAAGATGATGGTGCCCACATCGGAGCATGTTGAGGCGCATTATTCTTTAGACCCGGGATGGAAAGAAGCGGTCGGTAAAAAGGCCATTGAAAGTTATGAAAAAAAGGGACAAGAGCCGCCGAGCCGAGACCCGATAGAAGTCGGAGATAGAGTTATAGAGGGACTTAAAAAATATTTAACCAGCGGACCTGTGGTGGCCATGGTGTGGCAAGGAGCGCATGTTGTGGAACTTGTAAGAAAAATAGGCGGAGGCACGGAACCGCGTTCGTCAGACGTTGGAACCATACGCGGGGATTTTGTTCTGGACTCTTATCAAATGGCGGATACCGACAAAAGGGCGGTTAGAAATCTTGTGCATATGTCAGGTACTATTGATGAAGCCAAGCTTGAAATAGCTCATTGGTTTAAAGAAGAAGAGCTGACAAACTATCGTCTGGTGCAAGAGCAGATACTTTATGACGTAAACTTAGACGGTATATTGGAATAG
- the rplT gene encoding 50S ribosomal protein L20 has product MSRVKKAVNALKTRKNVLKATKGYRHARSKKERAAYEALVHAGAYAFAHRRDKKNDFRKLWNVQVNAGLGTEWSYSKFIGALKKKNIDLDRKILAGLAEKNPETFKRVVEKAR; this is encoded by the coding sequence ATGTCACGAGTAAAAAAAGCGGTAAACGCTTTAAAGACAAGGAAAAACGTTTTAAAAGCGACGAAGGGATACAGACACGCGCGCTCAAAAAAAGAAAGGGCCGCTTATGAAGCTCTGGTGCACGCGGGCGCCTACGCTTTTGCCCACAGGAGAGACAAAAAAAATGACTTCAGAAAACTCTGGAACGTTCAGGTAAACGCCGGACTGGGCACCGAATGGTCTTACAGTAAATTTATCGGCGCTTTAAAGAAAAAAAATATTGATCTGGATCGTAAAATCCTCGCCGGTTTAGCCGAAAAGAATCCCGAAACCTTCAAGAGAGTGGTGGAGAAGGCGAGGTAG
- a CDS encoding MBL fold metallo-hydrolase — MAKSKSIHDRGQTVKMKESNINPHIIFWSGASTVTGANFEFSAGGKRILVDCGLLQGVQFADKRNAEPFPYNPADIDYLFVTHAHIDHIGRVPKLVKDGFKGKITSTEATLKIAKFMFEDALSIMRYENKNGENLLYEEDDVSKALSVWQTIEYGKPLQLSHDLAVTAKDAGHILGSAMYEFEYGNGRKIKAVFTGDLGNSPAPLLPNTEIISDADYVVMESVYGDRNHEGSGERKNKLLQAVTRTIKKKGTLLIPSFSLEKTQVLLYEINEMVENGKVGDVAVFLDSPLAIKITGVYSEMSHHFKGEVRKEVEGGDDIFEFPGLKMTPRVRQSQDIANAKGPKIIIAGSGMSAGGRILRHEEIYLGDENATILFVGYQSPGSLGREIQDGARSVQIGNKKVFVKAKVETISGYSSHKDSDGLLNFVENTAGSLKKTFVVMGEPKAAFFLVQKLRDYLGVEAVHPSDGEKVELEF; from the coding sequence ATGGCAAAATCAAAGTCAATCCACGACCGAGGACAAACCGTTAAAATGAAAGAATCAAATATCAATCCTCATATAATTTTCTGGAGCGGAGCAAGCACCGTTACTGGCGCCAATTTTGAGTTTTCCGCCGGTGGCAAGAGGATTTTGGTTGACTGCGGTCTTTTACAAGGAGTCCAATTTGCCGACAAGAGAAACGCGGAACCGTTCCCTTACAACCCTGCGGACATTGATTATCTTTTCGTGACGCACGCCCATATAGACCACATCGGTCGCGTGCCGAAACTTGTAAAAGACGGATTCAAGGGAAAGATAACAAGCACCGAAGCGACACTAAAAATCGCCAAGTTCATGTTTGAGGACGCTCTTTCCATTATGCGTTACGAGAACAAAAACGGCGAAAATCTTCTTTATGAAGAAGATGACGTTTCCAAAGCGTTGTCTGTTTGGCAAACGATTGAATACGGCAAACCTTTGCAGTTGTCTCACGACCTTGCGGTAACGGCCAAAGACGCCGGACATATTTTGGGCTCCGCGATGTATGAGTTTGAGTACGGCAACGGACGCAAAATCAAGGCGGTCTTTACGGGAGATTTAGGCAACTCTCCGGCGCCTCTTTTACCTAACACGGAAATTATTTCAGACGCCGACTATGTTGTCATGGAAAGCGTTTACGGAGACCGAAACCACGAAGGTTCGGGAGAAAGAAAAAACAAACTTCTTCAGGCCGTAACAAGAACTATTAAAAAAAAGGGGACATTGCTTATTCCTTCTTTTTCGCTTGAAAAAACTCAAGTGCTTCTTTATGAAATAAACGAAATGGTTGAAAACGGTAAAGTGGGTGATGTCGCCGTTTTTTTGGACTCGCCCCTCGCTATTAAAATCACAGGCGTCTATTCGGAAATGTCGCATCATTTCAAAGGGGAGGTGCGCAAAGAAGTGGAGGGAGGAGACGATATTTTTGAATTTCCGGGACTCAAAATGACTCCACGAGTCCGGCAGTCGCAGGACATTGCAAACGCCAAAGGACCAAAGATAATAATAGCCGGCTCCGGAATGTCCGCCGGTGGCAGAATACTGCGTCATGAAGAAATTTACTTGGGAGATGAAAACGCCACTATACTTTTTGTCGGTTATCAGTCGCCCGGTTCTTTGGGTAGAGAGATTCAAGACGGCGCCAGGTCAGTACAAATAGGAAATAAAAAGGTCTTCGTGAAGGCAAAGGTTGAAACCATAAGCGGGTACTCTTCACACAAAGATTCGGATGGACTTTTGAATTTTGTTGAAAATACGGCCGGTTCTTTAAAAAAGACCTTTGTTGTCATGGGCGAGCCGAAAGCGGCATTTTTTTTAGTTCAAAAACTTCGGGACTATCTTGGGGTTGAGGCGGTTCATCCTTCGGATGGGGAAAAAGTGGAGTTGGAATTCTAA
- the pyrH gene encoding UMP kinase, whose amino-acid sequence MSKNLTVISLGGSLVFPKDGLDVPFVKGFVDLIKRRVNNGEKFAIITGGGTMSREYQTALKEISKNSEEELDWMGIYATRMNAEFVRLSFGELADEQIIPEPFGFKEIKKGVAVGGGFKPGRSSDFSAVVIAENIGAKKVINLSNIDYVYDSDPKVNPDAKKVEKISWSDFLAILPPTWTPGANVPFDPVAAKRAENAKLQVIIMNGKNLTNLESCLDGREFAGTTVI is encoded by the coding sequence ATGTCTAAAAACCTGACAGTCATATCTTTAGGCGGTTCTCTGGTCTTCCCTAAAGATGGATTGGATGTTCCTTTTGTTAAAGGATTTGTTGACCTCATAAAAAGGAGAGTAAACAACGGGGAGAAATTTGCGATAATAACCGGCGGCGGGACTATGAGCAGAGAATATCAAACGGCTTTGAAGGAAATTTCAAAAAATTCAGAAGAAGAACTTGACTGGATGGGTATTTACGCCACTCGTATGAATGCCGAATTCGTGCGTCTGTCTTTCGGTGAACTGGCCGATGAACAAATCATTCCGGAGCCGTTTGGTTTCAAGGAGATAAAAAAAGGAGTGGCCGTGGGAGGCGGTTTCAAGCCGGGCAGGAGCAGTGATTTTTCGGCCGTGGTTATTGCTGAAAATATAGGCGCGAAAAAAGTGATAAACCTTTCCAATATTGACTACGTTTACGACAGCGACCCGAAAGTAAATCCTGATGCCAAGAAAGTTGAGAAAATAAGTTGGAGCGATTTCTTGGCTATTTTACCGCCGACATGGACACCGGGCGCCAATGTGCCTTTTGATCCGGTGGCCGCAAAAAGGGCGGAAAACGCAAAACTTCAAGTAATCATAATGAACGGAAAAAACCTCACGAACTTGGAAAGTTGTTTGGATGGAAGGGAGTTTGCGGGGACGACAGTGATTTGA
- a CDS encoding HI0074 family nucleotidyltransferase substrate-binding subunit, whose translation MTKEEALRIQFEKAVSRLKEVLEMEKNEVVRDSAIQRFEMSFDLSWKLVKEFLENRKGVVCSSPKDCFRAAFKHGLIDYEDSWISITDTRNYTVHAYSEAFAEKVYKELPNILKKFESLLEKVKQS comes from the coding sequence ATGACCAAAGAAGAAGCTTTGAGGATTCAGTTTGAAAAAGCGGTCTCTCGCTTGAAGGAAGTTTTGGAAATGGAAAAAAACGAGGTGGTAAGGGACAGCGCTATTCAGAGGTTTGAAATGTCTTTTGACCTGTCATGGAAGCTTGTAAAAGAATTTCTTGAAAACAGAAAAGGTGTTGTTTGCTCCTCTCCCAAGGATTGCTTTCGGGCGGCCTTTAAGCATGGCCTTATTGACTACGAAGATTCCTGGATCTCCATAACAGATACCAGAAACTATACGGTGCATGCTTACAGTGAAGCATTCGCGGAAAAAGTGTATAAAGAGTTGCCTAATATACTGAAGAAATTTGAATCATTATTAGAAAAAGTTAAACAATCATAA
- a CDS encoding type IV secretion system DNA-binding domain-containing protein — protein MEKQRPTLNEKKFSSSEEELAFLRAEVARRQSVAEIPVKVETVVSDAIRDYRFNNSDEVLETSYALSENEQQSIVLDLSPEPHDSKMAELVGMLQTHGVKNVLSVLYKMRNPHLEDDFHRFLVQYVKAGYQTSDIKKNSPLFRPLRTTLFEISLPDAEDKEPAESLKQLLSGMESFYAGMRAVGEGDTYFTLEIANANGSDEFVFYASVPDGKRNLFEKQLLSVLPKAKLTEAKDDYNIFNEAGVSIGSEATLVKRPAYTLKTYDEFEFDPLKVLLGSFSKIDKEGEGAALQIIISPLNGERYGSAFSEALKNLEKGKNTDEALNVAVSFWGEIGKTFKELLKADKNPKQEEKEKIRDESAIESVKKKISSPIFSCNIRLVASARSEDEAEEIIADLESAFHQFGKTEGNSLKFERRKGKNLRDFSRTFSFRTFDSKKSLALNAAELTALYHFPETFSYSSPQLKQAKAGASAAPLEAPENGTLLGVNDFHGKSKEIRILPEDRLRHFYVIGQTGTGKTTLLKNMIIQDIAEGEGVCMIDPHGADIQDVLASIPANRTEDVIYFDPSHLDRPMALNMLEYDRRFPEQKTFVVNEMLSIFDKLFDMKTAGGPMFEQYFRNAVMLTIEDPDTGGTLFDVSRTLANKAYRDLKLSRCKNPIVTQFWREVAEKAGGEASLQNIVPYITSKFDNFLSNDIMRPIVAQELSSFNMREIMDSRKILLVNLAKGRLGDINSNLLGLVLVGKILMAALSRVDSFGKSDLPPFYLYIDEFQNVTTPSIATILSEARKYKLSLNIAHQFIAQLDEKIKDAVFGNVGSMAVFRVGSEDAEFLEKQFEPVFSGKDIINLDNRNAYIKMLINGRPAKPFNIETLPPHQGDRQRIEKLKELSYLTYGRDRGNVEEEIMSKYYK, from the coding sequence ATGGAAAAACAGAGGCCAACACTGAACGAAAAGAAATTCTCCTCTTCCGAAGAGGAGCTTGCGTTTTTGCGCGCTGAAGTGGCGAGGAGGCAGAGTGTGGCGGAAATACCGGTAAAAGTGGAAACGGTTGTATCGGATGCCATTCGCGATTACCGTTTTAACAATTCCGACGAAGTCCTGGAAACATCCTACGCTTTGTCGGAAAATGAACAGCAGAGCATAGTTCTTGACCTCTCACCGGAACCGCATGATAGCAAAATGGCAGAGCTTGTTGGCATGCTCCAAACACATGGGGTGAAGAATGTCTTGTCGGTTCTGTATAAGATGCGCAACCCTCATTTGGAAGACGATTTTCATCGTTTTTTGGTTCAATATGTCAAAGCGGGATACCAAACGTCCGATATAAAAAAGAACTCTCCTCTTTTCAGACCTTTGCGCACGACTCTTTTTGAAATTTCTCTGCCGGACGCCGAAGACAAAGAGCCGGCGGAGTCCTTAAAACAGCTTCTATCCGGAATGGAAAGTTTTTACGCCGGTATGCGGGCTGTCGGAGAAGGCGACACTTATTTTACTTTGGAAATAGCAAACGCAAACGGCAGTGATGAATTCGTATTTTACGCTTCCGTGCCCGATGGCAAACGAAATCTGTTTGAAAAACAACTGCTTTCCGTACTGCCAAAAGCCAAATTGACCGAAGCCAAGGACGACTACAACATTTTCAACGAAGCGGGTGTGTCTATCGGCTCCGAGGCCACTCTTGTAAAAAGACCCGCCTATACCTTGAAAACATACGATGAGTTTGAGTTTGACCCTCTGAAGGTGCTTTTAGGAAGTTTCAGTAAAATAGACAAAGAGGGAGAGGGGGCGGCTTTGCAAATAATCATAAGTCCTCTAAACGGCGAAAGATACGGTTCTGCTTTCTCCGAAGCGTTGAAAAACTTGGAAAAAGGAAAGAATACGGACGAAGCTCTGAATGTCGCGGTTTCTTTTTGGGGAGAGATAGGCAAGACGTTCAAAGAGCTTTTAAAGGCCGACAAAAATCCCAAGCAAGAAGAAAAAGAAAAAATTCGTGATGAATCGGCCATTGAGTCCGTCAAGAAAAAAATTTCCTCTCCCATATTTTCCTGCAACATACGTCTCGTGGCTTCGGCTCGAAGTGAAGACGAAGCGGAGGAAATTATTGCCGACTTGGAATCGGCTTTTCATCAATTTGGAAAAACAGAGGGCAACAGTTTAAAGTTTGAACGTCGCAAAGGAAAAAATTTGCGGGATTTTTCTCGCACTTTCAGTTTTAGAACTTTTGATTCTAAAAAATCGTTGGCTTTGAATGCCGCCGAACTCACGGCTCTCTATCATTTCCCCGAAACTTTTTCATATTCGTCTCCGCAGTTAAAACAAGCCAAAGCGGGGGCATCTGCCGCTCCTTTAGAGGCGCCCGAAAACGGCACTCTTTTAGGTGTTAATGACTTTCACGGAAAGAGTAAAGAGATTCGCATTTTGCCCGAGGATCGTCTTAGGCATTTCTACGTAATAGGCCAAACCGGAACAGGTAAAACCACCCTTCTCAAAAACATGATAATACAAGATATTGCCGAGGGTGAAGGCGTCTGCATGATAGACCCTCATGGCGCCGATATTCAAGACGTTTTGGCTTCCATCCCCGCGAATAGAACCGAGGATGTGATATATTTTGACCCGAGTCATTTGGATAGGCCCATGGCTTTGAATATGCTGGAATATGATAGGCGTTTTCCGGAACAGAAAACTTTCGTGGTAAACGAAATGCTTTCCATTTTTGACAAATTGTTTGACATGAAAACCGCCGGAGGGCCGATGTTTGAACAGTATTTCAGAAATGCCGTCATGCTAACGATAGAAGATCCGGATACGGGCGGAACATTATTTGACGTGTCTCGGACTTTGGCCAACAAAGCGTACAGGGACCTGAAACTTTCCAGATGCAAAAATCCCATAGTCACGCAGTTCTGGCGGGAAGTGGCGGAAAAAGCCGGAGGCGAGGCCTCACTGCAGAACATTGTGCCTTACATCACAAGCAAATTTGATAATTTTCTTTCAAACGACATTATGAGGCCCATTGTGGCCCAAGAACTCTCCAGTTTTAACATGCGTGAAATTATGGACAGCCGAAAAATTCTTCTTGTAAATTTGGCCAAAGGCCGTCTGGGAGATATCAATTCCAATCTTTTGGGTCTTGTGCTTGTCGGTAAAATATTAATGGCCGCTCTTTCGCGTGTGGATTCTTTTGGCAAAAGCGACCTGCCTCCTTTTTATCTCTACATTGACGAATTCCAAAACGTTACGACACCTTCTATAGCCACTATTCTCTCTGAAGCGCGCAAATATAAACTGTCTTTAAATATTGCCCATCAGTTCATTGCACAGCTTGACGAGAAGATAAAAGACGCCGTCTTCGGCAATGTCGGTTCCATGGCGGTTTTTCGGGTCGGTTCGGAAGACGCTGAATTTTTGGAAAAACAATTTGAGCCGGTTTTTTCCGGTAAAGACATCATAAACTTGGACAACAGGAACGCATATATCAAAATGCTTATAAACGGTCGTCCGGCAAAACCTTTTAACATTGAGACATTGCCACCGCATCAAGGCGACCGTCAAAGAATTGAAAAATTAAAAGAATTGTCATATCTTACCTACGGCCGAGATAGGGGAAACGTAGAGGAAGAGATTATGAGCAAGTATTATAAGTAA
- a CDS encoding nucleoside monophosphate kinase produces the protein MDKGINTILMMGKTGSGKGTQSDMIAGKLGWKIFSTGGRFRQIKKGGDFLGERVREEYDQGILMPHWFASFLFEEELLKLTPEMGLVCEGIGRKEPEARLFHDVATWLHRDYVVFEFTVTDEEATKRMLGRDRGDSLNDEEKIKVRLKEYRNFTESAINFFKEKGKVIEIDGMKTPEEIHENILEKIKGLNIGVNV, from the coding sequence ATGGACAAAGGTATAAATACCATACTAATGATGGGGAAGACGGGTTCCGGAAAGGGTACGCAAAGCGACATGATTGCAGGAAAACTTGGTTGGAAAATATTTTCCACCGGAGGGAGGTTTCGCCAAATAAAAAAAGGAGGCGACTTTTTAGGTGAGAGGGTTAGGGAAGAGTACGACCAAGGCATTCTTATGCCACATTGGTTTGCCTCTTTTCTTTTTGAAGAGGAGCTTTTGAAACTGACTCCCGAGATGGGACTTGTGTGCGAAGGTATCGGGCGAAAAGAGCCGGAAGCTCGGCTTTTTCATGACGTGGCAACATGGCTACATAGGGACTATGTTGTGTTTGAGTTTACTGTTACGGATGAAGAAGCGACAAAACGAATGCTCGGCCGCGACAGGGGAGACAGTTTGAATGACGAAGAGAAAATAAAAGTGAGGTTAAAAGAGTACAGAAATTTTACTGAATCCGCCATCAATTTTTTTAAAGAAAAGGGAAAGGTTATAGAAATAGACGGAATGAAGACGCCGGAAGAAATTCACGAAAATATTTTAGAAAAAATTAAAGGTTTAAACATCGGAGTCAATGTCTAA
- the map gene encoding type I methionyl aminopeptidase gives MIKTKKDIELIRAGGRRLAFVMAEVIKRALPGVLPSELDKLANELIVKNGDVPSFLNYSPRKSERAFPASICVSVNDSVVHGVPTDEPLKEGDVVGIDIGLNHKGRFTDLAVTVPIGKISEEAEKLVKITKEALLKGIKSARVGNTVGDIGFSIEEFVKPHKYGIIRDLAGHGVGLAVHEAPFIPNFGKAGQGEKLLSGMVIAIEPMLTLGGEKLTVGSDGMTYKTKDGSLSAHFEHTILISENGPEVLTKI, from the coding sequence TTGATTAAGACAAAAAAAGACATAGAACTTATTCGCGCCGGCGGTCGCCGTCTTGCTTTTGTGATGGCCGAAGTCATAAAACGGGCGTTGCCCGGCGTATTGCCGTCGGAGCTCGATAAACTTGCAAACGAACTTATTGTCAAAAACGGAGACGTTCCGTCTTTTCTAAACTACAGTCCGAGAAAATCGGAAAGGGCCTTTCCGGCAAGTATTTGCGTTTCAGTAAACGATTCAGTCGTTCACGGAGTTCCAACAGACGAGCCACTGAAAGAAGGAGATGTCGTCGGTATTGATATAGGACTAAACCATAAGGGCCGATTTACGGACTTGGCGGTTACCGTGCCAATCGGTAAAATTTCAGAAGAGGCGGAAAAACTTGTCAAAATAACAAAGGAGGCCCTTTTGAAGGGAATAAAATCGGCTCGGGTCGGCAATACAGTGGGAGATATCGGTTTTTCCATTGAAGAGTTTGTGAAGCCCCATAAATATGGAATAATCCGAGACCTTGCGGGGCACGGAGTCGGTCTTGCCGTCCATGAAGCGCCTTTCATACCAAATTTCGGAAAGGCGGGCCAAGGAGAAAAGCTTCTCTCCGGCATGGTTATCGCCATAGAGCCAATGCTGACTTTAGGTGGAGAGAAACTGACCGTCGGTTCCGATGGAATGACATACAAGACCAAAGATGGCTCTCTGTCGGCTCATTTTGAGCATACTATTTTAATTTCTGAAAACGGGCCTGAAGTGCTTACAAAGATATAA
- a CDS encoding 50S ribosomal protein L35 — translation MKTNKSYTKRLKVTKNGKILRRRSGQNHFNAKERGRQTMSKHKTSPFKMNNKDISRYLA, via the coding sequence ATGAAAACAAACAAATCATACACAAAACGACTTAAGGTTACGAAAAATGGCAAGATTTTAAGAAGAAGGTCGGGCCAGAACCATTTTAACGCCAAAGAAAGAGGCAGACAGACGATGTCCAAACACAAGACGTCGCCTTTCAAGATGAACAATAAAGACATTAGCAGATATTTAGCATAA
- a CDS encoding GIY-YIG nuclease family protein, translating into MFYVYMIKNSIDKLYIGITKNPKDRVEYHNQKRGACFTKYKSDFTIVFLEEYSTLEQARKREIQLKKWSRKKKDILIEKYRKELPTKM; encoded by the coding sequence ATGTTCTACGTTTACATGATCAAAAATTCTATAGACAAGCTTTACATAGGCATAACAAAAAATCCTAAAGACAGAGTTGAATACCACAATCAGAAACGCGGCGCTTGCTTTACTAAATACAAATCCGACTTCACAATCGTCTTTCTGGAAGAATACAGCACATTGGAACAAGCAAGAAAAAGAGAAATCCAACTGAAGAAGTGGTCGCGAAAAAAGAAAGATATTTTAATAGAAAAATACAGAAAAGAATTACCCACGAAAATGTAA
- a CDS encoding NUDIX domain-containing protein, with the protein MKNKFKPEKGQTDYTKARWAPVINCVLKFRDRFLVVQRSENLHFFPGFWNGISGFLDDKKSLEEKAKAEIKEELGIPLNMLKRVRLCGIFHQESPEYGKTWIVHAVSVQVKTDKVKLDWEARNYKWVTMSETSKLKLLPGFRKVLDLVSK; encoded by the coding sequence GTGAAGAATAAATTTAAACCGGAAAAAGGACAAACTGACTATACGAAGGCGCGATGGGCGCCGGTTATAAATTGCGTCTTGAAGTTTCGTGATAGGTTTTTGGTTGTGCAAAGGAGTGAAAATTTACATTTTTTCCCGGGGTTTTGGAACGGCATTTCGGGGTTTTTAGATGACAAAAAGAGTTTGGAAGAAAAGGCCAAGGCCGAAATTAAAGAAGAGCTCGGTATTCCTTTAAATATGCTCAAAAGAGTGCGTCTTTGTGGTATCTTTCACCAAGAGTCGCCGGAATACGGGAAAACTTGGATTGTTCACGCGGTTTCCGTGCAGGTGAAAACAGACAAAGTTAAATTAGATTGGGAGGCGCGAAATTACAAATGGGTCACAATGTCCGAAACAAGTAAATTAAAACTTCTGCCTGGATTTAGGAAGGTTTTGGATTTGGTTTCTAAATAA
- a CDS encoding nucleotidyltransferase domain-containing protein codes for MVRLEYKEPEEVKRTVRDVVGKHLDLSEYKLFFFGSRVVGKGSARSDIDIGIEGPEKVPLSVMSRIEEEIHDIPVLYSIDIVDFRTVSSDFYKVAKSKVEFF; via the coding sequence ATGGTCAGGTTGGAATACAAGGAACCGGAGGAGGTGAAAAGAACGGTGCGCGATGTTGTAGGTAAGCATCTTGACCTTTCGGAGTACAAGCTGTTTTTTTTCGGCTCAAGGGTGGTTGGAAAAGGAAGCGCGCGCTCTGATATTGACATAGGTATTGAAGGACCGGAGAAAGTTCCTCTGTCGGTGATGTCCCGAATAGAAGAAGAAATCCATGATATTCCCGTACTTTACAGTATTGATATAGTGGATTTTAGGACCGTTTCATCCGATTTTTATAAGGTGGCAAAATCAAAAGTGGAATTTTTTTAA
- the infC gene encoding translation initiation factor IF-3 — MSQKVRINHQIRAKELRVISSTGENLGLLSLQDALRKAEEDGLDLIEISPNSPEPVAKIMDYGKYQYEENKKTKASRSKSRNAEIKSIQIKIGTGEHDLELKAKKASEWLQEGHRVKVELFLSGRAKYMDPKFLSERLERVLRFISEEYKIAEPLKRGPKGLTVIIERS; from the coding sequence TTGAGTCAAAAAGTCAGAATAAACCATCAGATACGGGCCAAAGAACTCCGGGTTATAAGCTCCACGGGAGAAAATTTGGGTCTCTTGTCTCTTCAGGACGCTCTTCGCAAAGCCGAAGAGGATGGGCTGGATTTGATAGAGATTTCGCCCAACTCTCCGGAGCCGGTGGCTAAGATAATGGATTACGGCAAGTATCAGTACGAGGAGAACAAAAAGACAAAGGCCTCAAGATCAAAAAGCCGGAACGCGGAAATAAAAAGCATTCAAATTAAAATAGGCACGGGCGAACACGATTTGGAATTAAAGGCCAAAAAGGCCTCAGAGTGGCTTCAGGAAGGGCATAGGGTCAAAGTAGAGCTTTTCCTTTCAGGCAGAGCCAAATACATGGACCCAAAGTTTCTCTCTGAAAGGTTGGAGCGAGTTCTTCGTTTTATTTCCGAAGAATACAAAATCGCCGAACCGCTAAAGAGAGGGCCAAAGGGACTGACGGTGATAATAGAGAGAAGTTAG